In the genome of Amia ocellicauda isolate fAmiCal2 chromosome 3, fAmiCal2.hap1, whole genome shotgun sequence, one region contains:
- the LOC136747192 gene encoding olfactory receptor 1E16-like, translating to MSSLNSTVSPNAAFVRPQFFYINGFSNIPHVKYYYIFLCFVYAVTMFANIFIIFIIYTEKSLHTAKYAAVLNLAVVDMCGSTCLIPKLIHTFLFDSQFITYEACLGNMFFVHFFTFLQSLCLVVLTYDRFVAICFPLRYHIIMTNTSILMIIACVWVFTATLVITLVLLITRLSYCRSIVIESYFCDHGPMYRMACNDNFPSSIQAKICITVFTFIPFSLIVLSYVCILSALLKIASGEERLKAMKTCTPHFILVILYYVPFFITYIAALLSVIHPNTRIICTSLSSTIPPMLNPIIYTLKTEEIVGAIRKLYKRNKIQLQ from the coding sequence ATGAGCTCCTTGAATTCTACAGTTTCTCCCAATGCTGCATTTGTGCGGCCTCAGTTCTTTTACATCAACGGCTTTTCCAACATCCCACATGTGAAGTACTATTACATTTTCCTGTGCTTTGTTTATGCTGTAACTATGTTTGCAAACATTTTCATCATATTCATTATATACACAGAAAAAAGTCTTCACACGGCTAAATACGCAGCGGTTTTAAATTTAGCTGTAGTTGACATGTGTGGCAGCACATGCCTTATTCCAAAGTTAATTCACACCTTTCTCTTTGATTCTCAGTTCATCACATATGAAGCATGCTTGGGCAACATGTTCTTTGTACATTTCTTTACCTTCCTGCAATCACTCTGTCTTGTTGTACTCACCTATGACAGGTTTGTTGCTATATGCTTTCCACTGAGATATCACATCATTATGACAAACACTTCAATTCTTATGATTATAGCATGTGTCTGGGTTTTCACAGCAACCCTAGTAATAACACTTGTACTTTTAATCACCAGACTATCGTATTGCAGATCCATTGTCATAGAGAGCTATTTCTGTGATCATGGACCTATGTATCGAATGGCCTGTAATGACAATTTCCCAAGTTCGATTCAAGCAAAAATCTGTATTACAGTATTTACCTTCATACCTTTCTCTCTGATTGTGCTGTCTTATGTGTGTATACTATCTGCACTGTTAAAAATAGCATCAGGTGAGGAACGGTTAAAAGCAATGAAAACCTGTACCCCCCATTTTATCTTAGTTATTTTGTATTACGTGCCATTTTTCATCACATACATTGCTGCATTACTATCTGTTATTCATCCGAATACCAGGATAATATGTACATCCTTGTCCTCCACCATTCCTCCAATGCTGAACCCTAtcatttatacattaaaaacagaggAGATTGTAGGGGCAATTAGAAAGctttacaaaagaaacaaaatacagctGCAGTAA